Proteins encoded together in one Accipiter gentilis chromosome 16, bAccGen1.1, whole genome shotgun sequence window:
- the LOC126046266 gene encoding WD repeat and coiled-coil-containing protein-like isoform X1 yields the protein MELGKAKLLRTGLNALYQAIHPVHGIAWTDGKQVILTALYYHNGELKFGDSSVVGQFEHVHGLYWGPCCSTDTPALLAVQHKKHVSVWQLGYSTAERNKPLISQTCEVGEPFPLLSQGCVWHPKKEVLAVLTKRDASVLHAVRTDNTRVKADIKSSGLIHCACWTKDGNRLVVAIGSALHSYIWDDAQKTLNTCSFCPVFDVGGYICAIEATLDFQIAVATELPLDNICGLNAGIAFDMPSGTETGSLISQSALVLGDEEYSMDRRRKSTDSDRSGVDSVASSSSGPVDLTHILANHRRSDPGPLITLKRKDSAATNGQDSSHMILVTFERKVTTTRKVTIPGILVPDIMAFDLRAQIVAVASNTSNIVLVYSVTSSCMPHIQQIQLEKNERPKGLCFLTAKLLLILIGKQKFPEPSLIPSSSSDRYVMRLMIKELMLEEDPSALPETKQNMFYNFESSVNIPGKRKFFENLATDDQPQSRELLIPRSTVIQSPSGRRRLIEEVKSPSYEQSSSSSVSDLDEKRLPGDPSVALETLDAEPTNRSVSLLGFGTSTRLSGRPTSPKVQFNVIQETSNSPKNNNLPSERGMSHISRNLERLCGSFNELQLSLSEITDFAKNGRRISLAYPCSQEPPVVHITYQKSFSNGAVTEETKDVLLCDGKIHLNLVQQLFDLPVIEMKHGSSWIVLTADKDGFVPLIFRATQEIIIRDGSDSSEVCGGHSYKKSISMQPPSRVT from the exons ATGGAGCTGGGAAAGGCAAAGCTGCTGAGGACCGGCCTCAATGCTTTATATCAGGCCATCCACCCTGTGCATGGAATTGCCTGGACAGATGGGAAACAAGTGATACTGACTGCTTTATACTATCATAATGGAGAACTAAAGTTCGGAGACTCAAGTGTTGTTGGTCAATTTGAACATGTTCATGGGCTTTACTGGGGCCCATGTTGCTCTACAGACACCCCAGCTCTGCTCGCTGTTCAGCATAAAAAGCATGTTAGTGTTTGGCAGCTGGGCTACAGCACTGCGGAGAGGAACAAACCCTTGATTTCTCAGACCTGTGAAGTTGGTGAGCCATTTCCACTGCTTTCTCAGGGCTGTGTCTGGCATCCAAAGAAGGAGGTCTTGGCTGTGCTTACAAAAAGAGATGCTTCAGTCTTGCATGCTGTTCGTACTGACAATACTAGAGTTAAGGCAGATATCAAAAGCAGTGGGCTTATCCACTGTGCCTGCTGGACTAAGGATGGTAATCGTTTAGTAGTTGCTATAGGCAGTGCCCTGCATTCCTACATATGGGATGATGCTCAGAAAACTCTAAATACCTGCTCCTTTTGCCCAGTCTTTGATGTGGGAGGTTATATCTGTGCTATAGAAGCCACGCTGGATTTCCAAATTGCTGTAGCTACTGAGCTTCCTTTAGATAATATCTGTGGTCTGAATGCGGGCATTGCATTTGATATGCCATCTGGTACAGAAACTGGTTCTTTAATCTCACAGTCTGCTCTGGTGCTTGGTGATGAGGAATACTCCATGGACCGGCGAAGAAAGTCCACAGATTCAGATAGATCCGGTGTTGATTCAGTTGCTTCTTCTTCGTCAGGTCCTGTGGATTTAACCCATATCCTTGCAAACCACCGTCGGTCTGATCCCGGTCCTCTTATTACTCTGAAACGCAAAGACTCTGCAGCAACAAATGGTCAAGATTCTTCTCACATGATTTTGGTGACTTTTGAGAGGAAGGTAACCACCACCAGAAAAGTCACCATCCCAGGTATTCTGGTTCCTGATATAATGGCTTTTGACCTTAGAGCTCAGATTGTGGCAGTAGCCTCTAATACTTCTAACATTGTTTTGGTGTATTCAGTAACCTCTTCCTGCATGCCTCATATTCAACAAATCCAGCTGGAAAAGAATGAAAGACCAAAGGGCCTATGCTTTTTGACAGCTAAACTCCTATTGATTCTGATTGGCAAGCAAAAGTTCCCTGAGCCTAGTCTCATTCCATCTTCAAGTTCAGACAGGTATGTAATGCGTCTGATGATCAAAGAATTGATGCTGGAAGAAGATCCTTCAGCATTGCCTGAGACTAAGCAGAATATGTTTTATAACTTTGAATCCTCTGTTAATATACCTGGAAAAAGAAAGTTCTTTGAAAATCTTGCTACAGATGACCAACCTCAAAGCAGGGAGCTGTTAATACCAAGAAGCACAGTTATTCAGTCTCCTAGTGGCAGGAGAAGACTCATTGAAGAAGTAAAGAGCCCTAGTTATGAGCAGAGCTCTTCATCAAGTGTGAGTGACCTGGATGAAAAAAGGCTCCCAGGTGACCCCTCGGTGGCCTTGGAAACATTGGATGCTGAACCTACTAATCGTTCAGTGTCTCTTCTTGGTTTTGGAACATCTACCAGGCTTTCCGGCAGACCAACTTCCCCTAAAGTGCAGTTCAATGTGATCCAAGAAACATCAAATTCTCCTAAAAACAACAATTTGCCAAGTGAAAGAGGAATGAGTCACATATCTAGAAATTTAGAGAGACTTTGTGGCAGCTTCAATGAGTTACAACTGAGTCTTTCTGAAATAACGGACTTCGCTAAAAATGGGAGGAGGATATCTTTAGCCTATCCATGCTCACAGGAACCACCTGTCGTTCATATCACTTACCAG AAAAGTTTTTCAAATGGAGCagttactgaagaaacaaaagatgTTCTCCTCTGTGATGGCAAGATCCATTTGAATTTAGTCCAGCAGCTGTTTGATCTGCCTGTTATTGAAATGAAACACG GCTCTTCTTGGATTGTGCTCACTGCAGACAAGGACGGCTTTGTGCCATTAATATTCAGAGCAACACAAGAGATAATCATAAGGGATGGAAGTGACAGTTCAGAAGTCTGTGGAGGTCACTCctacaaaaaaagcatttcaatgCAACCACCAAGCAGAGTGACATAA
- the LOC126046266 gene encoding WD repeat and coiled-coil-containing protein-like isoform X2 yields the protein MELGKAKLLRTGLNALYQAIHPVHGIAWTDGKQVILTALYYHNGELKFGDSSVVGQFEHVHGLYWGPCCSTDTPALLAVQHKKHVSVWQLGYSTAERNKPLISQTCEVGPVDLTHILANHRRSDPGPLITLKRKDSAATNGQDSSHMILVTFERKVTTTRKVTIPGILVPDIMAFDLRAQIVAVASNTSNIVLVYSVTSSCMPHIQQIQLEKNERPKGLCFLTAKLLLILIGKQKFPEPSLIPSSSSDRYVMRLMIKELMLEEDPSALPETKQNMFYNFESSVNIPGKRKFFENLATDDQPQSRELLIPRSTVIQSPSGRRRLIEEVKSPSYEQSSSSSVSDLDEKRLPGDPSVALETLDAEPTNRSVSLLGFGTSTRLSGRPTSPKVQFNVIQETSNSPKNNNLPSERGMSHISRNLERLCGSFNELQLSLSEITDFAKNGRRISLAYPCSQEPPVVHITYQKSFSNGAVTEETKDVLLCDGKIHLNLVQQLFDLPVIEMKHGSSWIVLTADKDGFVPLIFRATQEIIIRDGSDSSEVCGGHSYKKSISMQPPSRVT from the exons ATGGAGCTGGGAAAGGCAAAGCTGCTGAGGACCGGCCTCAATGCTTTATATCAGGCCATCCACCCTGTGCATGGAATTGCCTGGACAGATGGGAAACAAGTGATACTGACTGCTTTATACTATCATAATGGAGAACTAAAGTTCGGAGACTCAAGTGTTGTTGGTCAATTTGAACATGTTCATGGGCTTTACTGGGGCCCATGTTGCTCTACAGACACCCCAGCTCTGCTCGCTGTTCAGCATAAAAAGCATGTTAGTGTTTGGCAGCTGGGCTACAGCACTGCGGAGAGGAACAAACCCTTGATTTCTCAGACCTGTGAAGTTG GTCCTGTGGATTTAACCCATATCCTTGCAAACCACCGTCGGTCTGATCCCGGTCCTCTTATTACTCTGAAACGCAAAGACTCTGCAGCAACAAATGGTCAAGATTCTTCTCACATGATTTTGGTGACTTTTGAGAGGAAGGTAACCACCACCAGAAAAGTCACCATCCCAGGTATTCTGGTTCCTGATATAATGGCTTTTGACCTTAGAGCTCAGATTGTGGCAGTAGCCTCTAATACTTCTAACATTGTTTTGGTGTATTCAGTAACCTCTTCCTGCATGCCTCATATTCAACAAATCCAGCTGGAAAAGAATGAAAGACCAAAGGGCCTATGCTTTTTGACAGCTAAACTCCTATTGATTCTGATTGGCAAGCAAAAGTTCCCTGAGCCTAGTCTCATTCCATCTTCAAGTTCAGACAGGTATGTAATGCGTCTGATGATCAAAGAATTGATGCTGGAAGAAGATCCTTCAGCATTGCCTGAGACTAAGCAGAATATGTTTTATAACTTTGAATCCTCTGTTAATATACCTGGAAAAAGAAAGTTCTTTGAAAATCTTGCTACAGATGACCAACCTCAAAGCAGGGAGCTGTTAATACCAAGAAGCACAGTTATTCAGTCTCCTAGTGGCAGGAGAAGACTCATTGAAGAAGTAAAGAGCCCTAGTTATGAGCAGAGCTCTTCATCAAGTGTGAGTGACCTGGATGAAAAAAGGCTCCCAGGTGACCCCTCGGTGGCCTTGGAAACATTGGATGCTGAACCTACTAATCGTTCAGTGTCTCTTCTTGGTTTTGGAACATCTACCAGGCTTTCCGGCAGACCAACTTCCCCTAAAGTGCAGTTCAATGTGATCCAAGAAACATCAAATTCTCCTAAAAACAACAATTTGCCAAGTGAAAGAGGAATGAGTCACATATCTAGAAATTTAGAGAGACTTTGTGGCAGCTTCAATGAGTTACAACTGAGTCTTTCTGAAATAACGGACTTCGCTAAAAATGGGAGGAGGATATCTTTAGCCTATCCATGCTCACAGGAACCACCTGTCGTTCATATCACTTACCAG AAAAGTTTTTCAAATGGAGCagttactgaagaaacaaaagatgTTCTCCTCTGTGATGGCAAGATCCATTTGAATTTAGTCCAGCAGCTGTTTGATCTGCCTGTTATTGAAATGAAACACG GCTCTTCTTGGATTGTGCTCACTGCAGACAAGGACGGCTTTGTGCCATTAATATTCAGAGCAACACAAGAGATAATCATAAGGGATGGAAGTGACAGTTCAGAAGTCTGTGGAGGTCACTCctacaaaaaaagcatttcaatgCAACCACCAAGCAGAGTGACATAA